Part of the Bacteriovorax stolpii genome, TATAGTCAGAAGAAAACACTGGGCGAGAAATTACCGATCAGTGCAAAGAGGATTTTATGAGTAAATTAAAGGCCCATTTATTTGTTTGCACCAGCTGCACATACAACCGTCCCGATGGCACAGAAAGCTCTCCCGAAGAGGCCGTGGCCATGAGAAAAAACCTCAAAAACCGCGCCCGCGAATGTTTTTCAAAGAGTGAAGTACGCGTATCCGCCTCAACTTGCCTGGGTGAATGCGAATCTGGGATCGCCAGCGTGCTTTACCCTAAAGGTGAATGGAATCTGAGACTTCGCCCGGAGGATGAGGATGCGCTGTTTGCCAAATTAACCGAGGAAGCTGCTCGACTAAAGTAGTTTAAAAAGAACCCGATAAGAAGTTTACCGGTCAGATGTTTTGACCCCATCTTTGGGAGATTTTTATGAGCTTTATGGACGCAACAGTTTTTGTTTTAGCTACAAGCTTAGTGATGATGGTGTTTGTTTCAAAAACAAACCTTAATAAATCTCGCGTGCCTGTAAAAGTTAAAGCTAACAGAAAATAGTTTTTACACTAATTCCAGCGCTTTTTTCTTCAGCTCTTTTCTATCGACTTTGCCGTTAGGTAAAAGCGGAAATTCCTTCATACAGTAAACATGCTGCGGGTGTTTGTATCTTGAAAGTAATGGGTTTAAATACTCGCGCAGAGTTTCAGAAGATAAATTCTCTCCATCAGTCTTTAAAAACGCAAAGCCTACTTCGCCCCATTTTTCATTGGGAACTGAGACCACTACTGCTTCAGAAATTTTTGGATGGGTCGTGATTTGTTTTTCAACTTCACCTGGGTAAACGTTTTCACCACCAGAGATATACATATCTTTGATTCTTCCTACCACGTAGAAAAACCCGTCATTATCAAAACGAACAAGATCTCCAGTATAGAAATAGTTGTCTTTGAAAGTCTCTTCAAAGGCCTTTGGATTTTTATAATAACCAACGCACACATGAGGGCCAGCTAAAAGCAGCTCTCCTGCTTCATTGGCCGCCACATCTTTTCCTTCTTTATTGATGACACGCACTCGCGAGTGAGGCATAGGTCTTCCAATTGATCCCGCTTTTTTAATGGCGTCTTTTTCATCGAGAAGAAAACAATTTGGCCCAACTTCAGTAAGACCAAATCCCTGCTTAAACATCAGTCCTTTCTTTTGATACTCTTCAATCATTGGAATCGAACAAGCGGCCCCACCAGAGACAAAAAAGCGAATTGAAGAAAAATCACATTCGTTAAAACGCGGCTTTTCCAATAACATTTGAAACATCGTCGGCACACCAAAGTACACCGAGACCTTCTCTTTTTCGATACAGTTAAAAACATTGTCTGGATTAAAAGATTGGGCAAGAATCGCCGTTCCACCCAAGTATAAAAGTGGGAGAAGTAAAACGTTGTATCCACCAGTGTGGAAGAACGGAGTTTCAACCAGCGTGATATCATCAGGAGTTAGCCCCCATCCCTTACACGTTTCAATCTGATTGGTTAAAAGCATATTCCCATGAAACATAACCCCTTTCGGCACACCTGTTGAGCCCGATGTATAGAGCATCAGGATAGTGTCATCGAGTGTGGATTTATTTTCAGGGTAAGATGTGTACTCGTTAAGATTGACTTGTTTTGTATCTAAATAAGGCACATCAACGTTGAGAACTTTTTCTCCCACGCCGACATAAAGTTTTGGACCTAAGGCCTTCACCACATTTTCAATTTCTGGATTTGAAAGACGAAAATTCAGAGGAACAAAAAACGCTCCGATCTTCGAGCACGCAAGCATAAGTGTCACGTGAAGAAGACAGTTCGTCGTATTCAAAAAAGCAATAGGGTCATCTTTAGATACGCCATGATGAGAAAGCACAGCGGCCCACTGATCCACTTCGCGGTTTAACTCAGCATATGTCAGGCGACGATTTGTTTCCTGGTCAATGATGGCCACTTTATCGTCGTAAACGTGAGCGTTTTTTTCTAAAAAATCAATCCAATGACTCATACTATTTTCTCAATCCAAGGAAGAATTTGTTTTTCCATTATAGCTGGTCTTTCAATGAGACCTGCGTGCCCGCCTTGGGCCATTTTAAATTCCGCGTTTTTTGCTTTTGCCTGCATCTTTTCATGCAGAAACGGCGGAGTCAGGAGATCTTCTTTTCCGGCCACAAAAAGCATCGGGCAATTGATCTCAGAGATATCGATGTCAGTCTGCATGGCCCCCAACAGGAGATTGGAAACCACATGACTTTCAATGGTGCCAGCGCGCTCGCGGTAGCTTAGAAACAACTCACTCTTTTCATTAAAAATATCTTCGCCCCATATCCATGGGGTAGCGATATCAAAACGATGAAGAGGTCCACCTGTTTCGTGGGCCATAAGCCAACTGCCAAGTTTGGCTTTAATCATTGGTGTCGGGATATCAAAGGTGTCACAAGCGACCACACCAACAACATCTGTTGGGTATCGTCTTGCATACTCCATTGCGATACGAGCACCGTTACTTAAACCGATGAGTAAAATTTTTCCAAGCTTATGATCTTCGAGAAGTCCGCGCAGGTCCATTACATGATCTTCTAAGTGATAAATCGAATCAGGCTTGGGTGATTTCCCCTGCCCTCTGCAATCATATCTTAGGTATTGAAACTTTTCACGTAGATAGAAGCACGCCCCATCAAACGATGTGGTGTCTGCAAAAAGACCGTTGACCAAAACTAATGTTGGATCAGAGTCTTTCGCTTTTTGCCCTTCTAAAAGTGAGTAAAGTTCTAGCCTAATATTGTACCACCATCAACGTTTAGACATGTTCCCGTGATGTATGAAGCATCATCAGAAGCTAAGAAAGCGTAAGCCGCTGCGATATCAGCTGGCTCACCTAATCTTCTAAGAGAGGCTTTTTCTTCCATCATCGCTAGAACTTTCTCAGGCATTTTCTTAACCATTGGAGTCGCGATGAATCCTGGAGCAACCGCGTTTACGCGGATTTTATCTTTTCCAAGCTCTTTTGCCATAGTCTTTGCCATAGCGATCACACCAGCTTTCGTTGCTGAGTAGTTTGTTTGTCCAAAGTTTCCGTAGTGAGCAACAACTGAAGCAGCGTGAATGATTGATCCACCTTTTCCAGCAGCTTTCATCACTTCAGCAGCAGCTTTTGAAAGCTTAAAAATTGAAGTTAAGTTAACTGCGATCACTGCGTCCCACTGATCGTCTGTCATCTTTAGAAGAGTTGCATCTTTTGTGATACCAGCGTTGTTAATTAGAACGTCTACGCCTTTTGCCATTTCAGCTTTGATAGCATCTAGAGTTTCCGCTTTTGTTACGTCTCCAGAGATATAAGTCATTTTATTTGGAAAAAGTGCACTAAGCTCCGATTGCTCAAGTGTTGGCATATCTACTAGAACCAGTTCTGATCCTTCAGCGTAAAATCTCTCAGCTGTCGCACGACCAATTCCTGAAGCTGCACCTGTAATGAAAACTCTTTTGTTGTTTAATCCTTTCATTTTTATCTCCTTTTATCCTAAATCTTGTAGTTCATTTGTATCAAAAGTATTTGTGTCCCAACGAAGTGACATCGCCGACCACATATAACCAATCCCCGCACTCGCCAGAACGACGTGGTCACCTTTTTTAAGCTTCCCGCGTTTTTCTGCTAACCCCAAAGAAAGCACCTGATCAGGAGCTCCGAAGTGCCCGTAGTGATCCAGGTAAATTGATTGCTCTTGTTTAAGTTCCATTGGTTCTAAAATCGCATCGTGGGCCGATTTCTTCATGTGAAGAATCGCTAGATAATCGATTGGTTTTTTTAGTTCATTGTTTGAAGCTTCACGGATAACTTGCAGGAAGTTTGTGATCGATCTTTTTTCAAGTCTCTCTCTCATCCCGTCAACGTCTGGAACTTGAAGGTAGCTCATGCTCACATCAATTCCCTCTTTCCATGGATGTCTTGTTCCACCACCTGGAACGATAACATCCGTTGTGAAATCCCCGTCTGTGATAATTGAAGAGTCTAGCAATGGGTTTTCGGCCACATCACTCTTCTCAAGAAGAATCGCCGATCCACCGTCAGCAAGGTTGTATAAGAATCTTGTGTTAGCGTCTTTGTAGTTAACTAAATCACCCGTTTTGTGACCTCCACAAAGAAGAACGCGGTTGATTTTTTTATCCGTCAGCATAAGCGATTTAGCTAAATGAAGACCTAGGATTTTATTTGAACATCTCGCCGAGATATCAAAAGCGCGGGCATTTTTTAATCCCAGCTCTCTTTGAACATAAATCCCTGCCGTCCACACGATGTAGTCTTTGTATTCTGAACCTGTCCAGATCACCATATCGATTGAAAGCGGATCAATGCCTTTTAAAACTTTTCTGGCAGCGTTCACGGCCATATCACCCGGGTGAGTATTTCTATCTGCACGGCACTTTCTTACGATTCCCATTTTTTGAGAAACAACATGCTCAGGCACTCCTGATTCACGAGCGATGTGAGCTGCATCTTCAAAACCTTCTGGAAGCCAGACTGCCGCTTTTTTTAGATTGATGAATGTCATGAAAGCTTTCCTTTAAAAAAGTTATTTAGTTTTTCACCTACCAAAGTCGGCTTCTCCATGAAAAAGTAGTGATCTGTTTCAGGAATAAGTTCAACTTCTGCGTGAGGAATTTTTGTTTTAAAAATGGCAGGAGACTCCGGGCTTACAAACCTGTCACCAGCTCCGGCCAGAGCGTATGTCGGGCACTTGATGGCCGATAGGTCGTAAGGAGTTTCTAAGAATGTAACCGCCGCTTTATTCTGACGGATTTTTTCTTCCAGATCCATTGGGTTTTCCATGCGGAAATTGATAATCCTCTGGAAAATTTCCGGATGATTTTTTTCCAGTGATTCATGAGTCGTAAAACGAGTCATAAATTCCGCGTAATCTTTCGCAGGCCATAGGGCCGAAGCGCGAAGATCAGCTTCTGTTAATTTTTTTGGATGATCAAAAGTTGGAGGCCCAGATGTCGTGCACATTAATGAAAGTGCACTCACTCTCTCAGGAGCTAAACGAACAACTTCCTGAGCGATAAAGCCACCCATTGAAATTCCCATTAGTCCAAAAGTTTTTGCTCCTAGAGAATCCATCACAGCGAGAGCATCTTCTGCAAGATCCTTCATCAAATAGTCTTGTGATGTACCAGAAGATTTTCCAGTTGCACGGTTATCGATCAAAACAACTGTAAAATGTTTTTTTAGTTCGGGAACTAAATCAATAAAATTGTAATGGCTACATGTAAAACCAGAAAGGCCTAACAGGAATGGACCTGTGCCTTCTGTATAAAATGCGACATCGCCAAAATCTCGAGTGATTTTTGATAATTTCATATAGGGGTCCTCTAATGAAAAACAAAAGGAAAAATAATTTGCACGTGAAAATTCGCGCGCCACAACGAAACTGTCAAGATCAGACGGGCCATGAAAAAGCCGATATTTAGAACTTTTTTTAAACTTACTTTGTCTAACACCTACGCATTAGGCTACAAAATCTTTCACAATTGCTCTATAAAGGCGCCCTATGACACTAAAAAGACTTTATCTCCTCGTAGTATTAAACATTTGTTCAATTTCATTCGCTCTTGCGGGTACGTGGACCACTGATAAATATCAAGGAATCTACGGGGCAAGAAATTATAAAATTTATGTCCCAGATACACTTTCTTCGAGAGTAAAGCCTGCAATTGTTGTCATGCTTCACGGCTGCCAGCAGAATGCGGCCGACTTTGCAAAGGGCTCGCGTATCGAAAAGTGGGCCGACAAAGAAAAATTCATCGCTCTTTTTCCTGAACAAAATATCGCTTACAACTCTTTTAAATGTTGGAACTGGATCATGCCGGCCAACAACGCTCGCGCAGGTGAAGCGCAAGTCATTGTCGAGATGCTCGATGCAGTCATTGAAAAATACGACGCCGATAAAGAAAGAGTTTTTGCTGCCGGCATGAGTGCCGGGGCTTCCATGGTTAATATTTTAGGAAATTGTTACCCGGAAAGATTTAAAGCACTGGCCTCTCATGATGGTTCACAATTTTATTCATCTTACATGGGAATGGATTTTGCGGAAGTTGTTTTAAGTGGAGCGAATGTTCCGGCCTCAGTTGCGGGCTTCTACGGAAACAATTGTTCACTTTTTGTAGGACAACGACCAAAGGTCATGCCGATTATCATTTTCCACGGGATGAACTCACCTTTAATGAGCCCCATTCATGCTTTCCAGGTTGAAACTGAATTTAAAATTTTTAATGATTTTTTGGATAACGGAATCAGAGATAACTCTTACTTCCTGGAAAAAAATGTGAAGAGCGTTCCGGATACAAAAACGTACGGCTACACTCTATATACAACCACGAATTCAGATAAAGATATTTTTATCGAGCGCTACATGATCAACAATCTCTCTCACGGTTGGAGCGGTGGAGTTCCAGACCTTCCGTACAATGAGCCGAAAGGTCCGGATGCGAGTGCGATGATTATGAAGTTTTTTAAGCGCTTCGGCCTTTAATTATCTTCTATCGAAAACCGCTCTCACTGTATTGTTTGGACAAACATCATTTTCTTCATTCATGACTTCAAAAGCAATGAAGCGAATCCCTCTTTTTGAAGCGTAGTACTTCATTGAACTCATGTTGTAGTCAATCCAGTTCTTTGTTTCAGTACAAGCTTCAACTGATCCTGTTGAGACAACTTCAGTGTGGTCAATTTCCATCGACTTTGTATCGCGCGAGCGATTTAAAAAAAGTCCAAATGTACAAAGTCCACCGTCAGTTCCCGGGAATGTCCCTTCCACTAAAAAAGTGTTCAGGTCTTTATCAGCAGCTAACTGAAGAAAAGTGATTTTTTGGTCAGCGTATTTTTTTGGAGCTGGCCTATAATCAGTGAAAAATTCACCACAATCATAACCCACACCTTTAGCGCGAAAAGTGATCCCAGCTGGAAGCTTAAATGTTTCTGCCATGGCAGTTGTCGAGAGCATCGCTAATACTAAAAATAATTTCATAAAATCCCCTATAAACTTTTTAAGAAGGCCACGACATCGTCGCGCTCTTTTTTCGTTAGATTTAAATATTTATGTCTTGATTTTTGGGCCTCTCCTCCATGCCATAGGATTGCTTCATTAAAGTCTCTTGCTCTCCCATCATGCATTAAGCGAGTGTGACCGTTCACCACTTGAACAAGACCCAACCCCCAAAGAGGTGGTGTTCTCCATTCGCGTGTTCCGGCGTCTTCTTCATTTTTGTATGCGCCAACATCATCGGCAAGTTCATCGCCCATGTCATGAAGAAGAAAATCCGAGTATGGATAGATTGTCTGGTTGTTTAAAATTTCAAACTCTGAATTGGTCCCTGTCACATAACTTGGAGTGTGACAGCTCTGGCAGTTCATCTTCATAAAAAGAGCTTTGCCATTTTCCACTGACTTTGAACCTACATCTCTTTTAACTGGAACAGATAAAAGCTGAGTGTAAATGGTCACCTTCCCTAAAAGATCCGGAGAAATATCGTCTTGTGTTCTTTTTTTAGCGCAGTCAATCTGAACTAAAGGGCAGTCCTCTTCTGGATGAAGATAGCTGGTGATTCCGATATCGCCGTGAAAAGCAGCAGCGTTTTGTTCTAGCAAGCTCGCCTTTCCTGCTTTCCAACCAAAGCGGCCAAGCATCTTCTTTCTTTCAACGATGGAGTAAACCATATTCGGTCTTCCCGAAATGCCGTCCCCGTCTAAATCATCCGGGTCTGCCTGCTTTAAAATATCTTCTTCTTTAATATTCTCAATCAATCCAAGACCGCTCATTTGCGGGCCAACTCGGGGAGAGAAAATAGTGTTTTTTGGAAAAGCTCCAAACGCAAGATTGATAAATGTATAGCGAGGTTTTTTTAATTCATAAACCTCTCCATCACTAAATTTGCCAGTCACCGTTTCGAAGTTGACGAAAGCGTCTCCTTCACCTGGAACTCCGGCAATCCCTTGCGGGTTAAATTGCCCTCCGTAATTTTCTGGTTCGCTCACCGATCCATCAGCATTTTTCACTCTCAATCTAAATAAGAGAGAAATATCCACTTTGCCATCCTGATCTGGAAGGCCTCTTCCACGTCCATCTTTAAAGTGACAGGCCGTACATGAAGTCGCGTTGTAAGTTGGACCAAGGCCGTCTCTAATAGGAGTTGAAGATGGTGATGTCACCCAGACTGACTGGAAGAAGCTGTTACCTAAAACAAAATCTCTGCGCTCTTGTCCGCGGGCGCCACTTAACGGATGACTAAAGGCCCCCACAGATAAATCCGAAGTGCTCCCGGCACCCGCCGGGAACTCTTCGTTCGCAAAAGCAGACATTGAAAGAAGAAGATAAAGAAGTACGTGCATATTAAAAATCTACTTTAGCGTTAAGTGCTTCTGAGACTTCCACTAGATCCTTAGCAAGAACTTCCATTTCTTCAATAGCAGCTAAGATAAGCGGTCTAGATGTTTCTGAAAGAATCGCCTGGTCAAATGGAGCAGGAAGTTCAGCTAACATTTTGTGAACCTTTGCCATGCGAGCTTTGACTCTTTTAGCTAGTTCAGTATTTTTAAGAGGAGTAAGCTCTAACATTTTTGTTTCTCTTAAAACGTTTTCAACACCCCAGAAGTTCCACTGAATATCCATGTGGGTCATATCAGAAAAACACGAGTGCTCGTCTTCTTGCCCCATTGTTTCGTAGGCCACGTACATTCTTTCTCCAGAGAGTTCATCTCCAGTCATGTAGATGATTCCTGAAAGGATGTCTTTAAGTGTGCTTGTTTGTTTTTGTGATTCAAACTCAGCTCTGAAGTTCGCCTTGTTTGGCGCCCACTCATCAACTAAGCCTTGGAGGTGATCAACTAATAAATCAGCTGCGATTAAAAGATAAGCCGCTCTTCTTTCAGCGTTTAGACCTTTGCCTTTAACGTAGTCTTCGTATGATCTTCTTCCCGGGCCATCAACATAAAGGTCTTGACCCCATAGAAGAAATTCAATCGCGTGGTAACCAGTAGAGATGTTTTTTTCTCCATCAAGCTCATTAAGAGACTCAAGAAGTTCTTTATTGATCACTGGGTATTCGCTCAAATTATTGATGATCCCTGCGTTTGGTGCTCCCACAACGTAGTCGATATACGCTTCATCAAGCGGCCATGCGTTTAATAAACCTTCAGGACCACCATCGCGGTCAATGGGACCATTGTAGAAACGGAAAACTTCACTCTGTCCGTATGGAGCGCGCGCTAGCTTCCAAGAGTTCTTTGCCACTTCCATTGTCATCACACTTGGATTTTTAACAAAGTTAGCGATGTCTTCTTTTAAAGTGATCGCTGTCTTTAGCGAGTCAGAATAAGTTTTGTAGACGAGTTTTGAGTACCCTGAAATGCTCTTTGTTTGAGCTTCTTCCAGACTTTGGGCCGACACGGCCGAAAAAGAACCTAGTAAAACCAGGCAGATAAGGCTTTTAAACATGATATAATTCCTTTGTTTGTATACATGGATGTCTATTTCAACAATTGTTCGATACTTCAAACAATATCCCATGACAACGAAAAAAAGAACAAGATCAAAAAAAAGGCCCGCAAAAATGCAGGCCCTTTTAAGAGTTAGATAAATTGTGGGTTAATTAATCAAGTCTGTATAATCTTCCGTCACCAGCAACAAAGAACGATGTGTTTGTTGTAAGCGTCTTAGTCCAGTTCTTTACTGTGTAAGACATTTCAACTGTTGCACCAGCGACTACGTTTGCCGGAGTTCCAACGTTTGAGATTGCGATTAGCTGAGAACTTGCATCTAGGTCAAATCCCCAAGCGACAGAGATATTTCTAGCAGATGCTCTAATTCCTGTAAGGTATTTACCTTTTCCTTCGAACTGTCCACCGTGTTGGAACGTGATGCTGTAAACGAAGGCCACTACTTCAGAGTTAAATCCGTTAGTGTAAGAGATTTTGTAGTGCTTAGTTACTGGAATTGACCATCCACCCATGTCGTGAACAGCTGTGTCCTTAGAGTCTAGTCTTGGAAGAACAGAAACTGCTGCCATTGGGTTGTTTGTTACAACCGCTTTTCCTTTTTCAATTGTCGGGATGATTTTTTGTCCGATGGCGATTAGCTTGTCGATAACCATGATAACACCATCAAGAACTCCAGACTTCGGAGTTGGTGTTGTTCCATCAGCAGCTACGGCCGCCAGCCCTTTATTTGTTCCAGGGCTAACCACACCTTTTTCTTCAGGTGGTCTTGGTGGAATGTTTGGAACTGTTACGTTCTTTACAGTTAGTCCAAGAGTTGCATCGTTAATGAATTCCAACGCCTCTTCTTCTGTGACTTCAGTAATGCTTGGCTTGCTTAACTGGAAGTACGGGTCCTGGATCGCCATTTTGTTGGTAGTTAGGTTCGTTACCTTTACTGTTCCAGCAAATGCTTCTACTGATAGAAGTTGAGCAACAACAACTACTGCTAGAGCGGTCTTAGTTAAATTAGAAGTCTTCATGTTGTAATTCCCCCACGGTATACAATTTTCGTTAGCACGGTTTAGCAACCAAATTGTCAAAGAACAATTAAGTCTTCTAAAGTTAGTAAAAATTACATATAAAAGGGCATTGAATTTACATTCAGGGTTAAGCAAAACTAAAACTTCTTTATTATGAGCAAGAAAATTATCGTACGAAAGGATGGGCTTTTCTACCATCCGACCTTTATTAAGAAAGATGAAAGAGAGGCCATCTTGGAATGGCTGGGCACCCTTCACCCTATCTGGGAGATGCGCTACTCTGAAAACAACCCGCCGCCCGAGGGCGATACACAAAGGCAGCTTCTGCGCCCGGTGTACTGGTTAGGAAACTGGCAGTTTGCCTGCCTTAATTACTATCACCCGCCAAAAGGCATCCATAACAGATGCATTAAGGCCGAAGATTACCCGAAGGCCTTAAAAAAGATCCTAGAGACCATTGAAGGCATTACTAAGATGCATTTTAAAAAGCACGAAGTCCCTCGCGGATGGAAGCTCAATACGTGCCTGATCAATTTTTATGGAACATCTATTGATGAGACCGGGAAAAAAATCGACACCGCTCGCGTAGGCGATCATAAAGACTTTGAACTTGGGCCAGTGGCCTCTATTTCTTTTGGAGAGAGGGCCTTCTTCCAATTTGTTCTCGGGAAAAAAGACCTCAAAAACAATGTGATCTATGAGCAGTGGTTAGAAGATTCTTCGTTGCAGATCTTTGGTGGGGAACTTTATAAAGATAAGGCCTTCCACCGCGTTCAGCGCGTAGAGAATAAACTTAAGACGGTCTTCAAACTGAATGTGGAAAACTTCGAGACGAGAAGAATTAACTTCACCTTTAGATACGTACCAGAAGAGCACATAATTCCCTTTAAGGAACTGCCTGCGCCACAAAAAAGCGATGTCACGGGTTATATGCAGATGCTTGCCCGCTACTCACCTCATTTTGAGCGCGCCTTAAAGGAATAAAAAACTAGTAAAAATAAATCGCACAGAGTTTAATAGAGGGCATGAATTCATTTATCAATCAGGCCCTCGTTTTAATCGGTTCAGCAGTTATTCTCGTCCCCATTTTCACCCGTTTGGGTTTGGGGTCTATTCTTGGCTATCTTATCGCCGGAATCCTCGTGGGTCCTTTTGGATTTGACCACGCCCATGAAACAGAAAACATTAAACACTTTTCAGAACTAGGAGTGATCCTTCTTCTTTTCATTATTGGCCTAGAAATCCAGCCAAAAAAACTCTGGCAGATGCGGACAAAACTTGTAGGCCTTGGTGGTCTTCAGGTCTTAGTCTGTACATTGGTTTTCATGGGAATTGGATTGCAACTTGGCCTTAGCACTGTCTCAACAGTAGTCATTGGTTTTGCCCTTTCTCTTTCTTCAACGGCCTTTGCGCTTCAGACATTAAGTGAAAGAAGCCAGCTTGGAACAGAGTTTGGCCAGTCTTCATTTGCTGTTTTACTAATGCAAGACTTACTGGCGATCCCAGCTCTTGCCATCATTCCAACTCTCGCTGACACGGGGTCGAGTTCACTTAACATGGGGACTTTCCTCAAGTTCGTTTTAATCATCACCTTCTTAGTTTTTGCCAGCCGTTTTATGATCAGGCCGATTTTCCGCGTAATCAGCGCCACAAGAATCAGAGAACTCTTTACTGCCGTTACACTCGTCATTGTTTTAGGTGTGGCCGCTCTAATGCTCTCAATTGGTCTCTCTGCAGCTCTGGGGACTTTTATTGCCGGCGTTCTTCTGGCCGACTCTGAATACCGCCACGAACTTGAAGCCGACCTAGGCCCGTTTAAGAATCTTTTAATGGGACTTTTCTTTATCGGTGTTGGTATGAGTGTAAACCTGGACCTGGTGATTTCAAAACCTCTAATGGTCATCGGTCTCTCAGTTGCCTACCTGATTTTTAAACACCTACTTCTCTTTTTCATCGCCCGTTCATTTAAGATGGACAAGAT contains:
- a CDS encoding alpha-ketoglutarate-dependent dioxygenase AlkB, translated to MSKKIIVRKDGLFYHPTFIKKDEREAILEWLGTLHPIWEMRYSENNPPPEGDTQRQLLRPVYWLGNWQFACLNYYHPPKGIHNRCIKAEDYPKALKKILETIEGITKMHFKKHEVPRGWKLNTCLINFYGTSIDETGKKIDTARVGDHKDFELGPVASISFGERAFFQFVLGKKDLKNNVIYEQWLEDSSLQIFGGELYKDKAFHRVQRVENKLKTVFKLNVENFETRRINFTFRYVPEEHIIPFKELPAPQKSDVTGYMQMLARYSPHFERALKE
- a CDS encoding monovalent cation:proton antiporter-2 (CPA2) family protein codes for the protein MNSFINQALVLIGSAVILVPIFTRLGLGSILGYLIAGILVGPFGFDHAHETENIKHFSELGVILLLFIIGLEIQPKKLWQMRTKLVGLGGLQVLVCTLVFMGIGLQLGLSTVSTVVIGFALSLSSTAFALQTLSERSQLGTEFGQSSFAVLLMQDLLAIPALAIIPTLADTGSSSLNMGTFLKFVLIITFLVFASRFMIRPIFRVISATRIRELFTAVTLVIVLGVAALMLSIGLSAALGTFIAGVLLADSEYRHELEADLGPFKNLLMGLFFIGVGMSVNLDLVISKPLMVIGLSVAYLIFKHLLLFFIARSFKMDKMNSKLMSLAIGQGGEFAFVIFGIALTYNLADPDILSLLTVVITISMAMSPLLILLNDKYEAIACKNSNTPNYDTIQDESPEVIIAGFGRFGQIFARVLRTQKIPFTAIDRDPNQIELVRRFSHKVYYGDASRLDILEAAGIAKAKYFVLAIDDVEDSIKAAKTIREKYPHVKIFARSRNRGHSFDMMDMGVHRIKRETFDSSLNFASDLLIEMGQSEEKVHALIKKFAAHDLAMITEQHKVRNDEKQFLSVYHQAQAQLAEVLSRDDSSGVEQK